The genomic region TGATGGAATTTGGCAAAGATTTTCACACTGTtctcccaggagccccaggacttTTGGGAAGGCCTATAGTCTGGGCTAAGCATCTTTGGCCGCTCTTCTACATATGTGTCACCGTTGGGCCTTCAAGATGTTTGAAGAGTGTTCTGTTTTAAACCAAAGTTTGAACACTACATGTTTAAGAGTTTAGAAGATGGGGGGAAAAAGGtttagaagagagaaaagctAATGGGGGTGTTGCTCCCTTCAGTTTGCTAAGAGGTTTAGTCATAAAAGGGTTAACTCCAGCTGTCActccagaagggaggtgggaggaggccaGGGGCTGGCTGTGGGCAGCATCCAGGAGCAGCTCTTGCAATGCTCTGGAGGGAGAATAGGGGAGACAGCCCGGGCCCCATGCTTGAAAGGGTGGTTCCCAGGAATCAAGGGAGCTGGAAAGCAACAAGCATAGGTTTGGCAGCATAGGGCAAGAAAGAGCAGGGTTCAAGGGCCGGGGCTGGAGGCGAAGCCAGCAGCCGTGACCGAGCAACAGGCAAGGCCGGGGGTAGTGGGAGCAGAGCCAGGCACATCTTAGCCAAGGCCAGCTAACTGTAAAACCGCCTGCCCGGTTCCAAGCAGGCAGGTAAGGGGCAAAGTTTGTATTCTGACAGTCCACTGTGTCAAAAAACCCCCAGTTTTGTCATGGATGAGCGAACATGACAAGGTCCAGTGGGGGGAAGGGTAGGGGGGCAAAACGGTAAGTGGGGAGGCCCAGAAACCCTGGCCCCACACATTAGTCCTTGGATATTGGCCATCCCTGTGAGAGGAGGGGCTTGGCCGGGCAGCTTCCAGGGGCCCCGTTTGGCCTCAGATGCACAGCCACTGCTCCCTTGACCTCCCATGTGCCACGTTCTGCGCCAAGCACTTTATTAGATTAATTAAGAGTCTTTTACTTGTGAGTAAAGAAATCAACTCAAGCCAGATTAATTTCAAAAGCGGGGAGGGGGCGCTGCATGGGGAAAATCCAGGAACGTCTcttgaccgccccccccccccggtcagGAAGTAGCTGGCCACAGGAAAGGCCCAGAGTGGGGACCCTGGAGCGTCTGGCATTATCCAACAACTCTCAGGTTCTCCCTGTGCGTCTGCCTCATCCCTCTCCTCAGCAGACAGTCTTTTTCTGATACTCAGTTGACAAGGCGGGGAGAAGAGGGCCGCCTGCAGCCCCCGTATTCCTATGTTACAGGTCCATCCACAGGGAGGAACTCAAGCAGGATCTGCCCTGACAGAAACAGGAGTGCTGGGGCCCAGCACTGACCCTGGGGAGGAGGACGCAGCCCTCGGGAAGCGTGTGGATCTGAATCCAGTTTTGCTTGGCTCCGAAGCTAGGAGGTGGTCCTCAAAGGGAGGAGACAGGTAGGGGAACTGTGTTCACCAAGGCCATAAAGGGACGTTGTGGGGACATGGACAAAAGCCAACGTTctgtatgaaaataaaactttaatttgcCAAGGGGCCATCACAGCAACCCCACACCCTGTACCCGAGTTCTCCTGGGACTGGGCAAGCAGGGCCTCCCTGCCCACTCTCTGCAAGTGTAGGTGCTCAGCTGGGAGAACAGTCACACGTCCGAGGCTGAGGCCGTGCTCAGAGGTGGGCAAGGGACTTGGCCGGCTCCCCTCGTCCCTCACCAGCGATGGGCCGGTGTCGCTCCTCCCAGATGGTGAGGCCGTCGCAAGAGCAGATCTGCTTGGGGTTCTGGAAAAGGCCAGCGGAGCGTGCAATGATGCCACAGGCCAACCTGAGGAAGAATGTGTGGTCAGGAGCGGGTGCTGCAAACTGGTCTGGGCTCCCCCAGGGCTGCCCGTGCACCGCTGGCACAGCACAGCCTCCTGCCGGGGGTGGCATCActcacctctctcctgagttccctgtgaccttggataaggGATGGCCACCCCGGCCCAGGTCGTCTTCTCCCTCATCGATGACCAGGCTTCGGCCAATCACATCCCACACCTTTGAGGGCAGATAACAGCCTCAGACAGTGGACCTGTTAGGAAAGGTCCCCACCCTCTTTTCCACCTCACCTTCAGCTGCTCATCCTCTATCCTGAAGACAGCTCGGCCATCAGTGTCAGCGCAGACATTCCCCAGGTCTCCTCGGTGCTGCGGTGACATacaggggtgaggagaggggcaCATGGGGCACAGCCGCCAGCTTCTGGCTTCCCAGTATCTGATTCCCCTTCCCCAAAAGTATCAGTGCCCTCCTCTGGGTGCAGTCTGGTAAGATAAGGAATGGCCCAGGACACAGGATGGCAACTAGATGCTCCCTCCCTGGGACTGAAATCCCGGCCAGTGACCCCCTTCCTAGGAAGTCATGCCCACTGGACCAGACTGTTTCTCCTACAAGGTTGTCACCCTCCCTGCAACCCAGCCTCAAAAGCCAGCCTGGTTCCTTCTTCTTTACAAGCCCCGTTCTCCAGCCTCTTGTTGACTCTAAGCCCTTGGCGGTCTGCATGCAATGCCCCTGGGCTTAAGTTGGCCAGGTTTGGCTTTCTGACCACAGGAAGCAGCCAGCACTGGTCcctgactcccagcctccaggaacacagagaagaaacaCAGGGAGCAAGGAGCCTATCCTGCCCTCCCCCAGAAGTTGGCTCTGCCTACCTTTTCCCTTTGAAGGTAATAAAAAATGTCCTAACACATATACCAAGCACTTCCTCCATCAGACACACTTTGCTGGCATGCTGTAGCGTGCACATGCAGTCCTCACCCTCAAGGAGCTCGAAGCATGGTGGGGAGACAGACGTCGAACAGACTAGCGATTATGAAACACAGAGTTAGTACGGCAGTGAGTAGGTTTGCAGGTGACTGGACCTTACTGGTAAGTCACGGAAGCCCACGTCTGTACAGATAAATTGTGCCCAATCGGACGCTTTAGGCAGAAGCAAGTGCCTGTGCCTGTGCGGGCTGGTGCACATGGCTTTGCTGTGAAGAATGGTCACAGAGCAGGTCACTGGGGGACGGGGGTGACAAGCAGCAAGAAGTGCCACTTCTGCTTTATCTTGTTTTCCAGAGAGACATCTGCTGCTTACACCTGGCACTTTTTGTTATCCTGCGGTGGGGGCCTTTATGGCAGAAAGATCAAGGAAGGGGAGGTGATACTGAGCCTTGACGAGCATCTTCAGGATTGGGCTGAGAGAGCAAGCAGCCTAGCAATACGGCTCAAGAGGCATGACCCAGCAGCACGGTCCACTCCTGTCCCTGCACTTGGGCAAGTAGAACTGGGCCACAGGGCCTTGAATGTCACACCAAGCAGCTGGCCAGGGTCTATGCCCTTAGGAGCTGGGGAGCCAAGAAGGGCTTTGGGCAGGGGCATGGCATGGTTACTCTGTGCTTTGGGGCAACCTCTAGCACAGCGCATGAAGAGGAAGGATTGGGGGGAGGCAAGAGAAGGGAAGGCAGCTTGGGGACCAGTTAGGAGAGGTGCAAAGGGACAGCCAGGCTCTGGTGTAAACCCCCTCACTGAATTCACTTGCAGCTGGGCAAAAGCAGATGCAGAAATCCAAAAGGAACTTGTCAGTCACCATGGCAGCCTTGGCAGCCCAGCTCTTGCTCAAGTCTTTATCTCTATCAAGGACCTGTGGACAGTAGAGCAGCTGGCCCCAGCCCCTTCTCATCCCCCGCCCTGAGGGGGCCTGGGCTACAGCAAGGCTGCAAGCTGGTCTCTCACCCTTCCGGTCTCCACTCCCTAAAGACATAGGGCTGCCAGTTCCCAACTGCTCCCTGTTGGTTCATGCCGCAGGGCCTCTGCCTATGGAGtcgcccccacctccacccccacccatctgTGCCTGACATTCCCACTCTCTGTTCTTCACCTGCTTAATTCTTGCGCATCACCTTGCAAGGCTCGAGGTGCTCTAAGATGCACCTTCCCTGTACTGACGTCCCTCTGTGTTCTTCCACTGTGCACGTGCTAGACCTAGCATCACTTACGAGGCTAGGTTACAAAGATAGAATGGTTCCGTCTTGGATGCCCTCTCTTGCGTACTCGCTCTGGGGGAAGCCCAGCTGCCGTGTTGTGAGCTGCCCTAGGAAGAGGCCCACGTGGCAAAGGACTGATgtctctggccaacagccagggAGGACCCAAGGCCTGCCAACAGTGACATGAGCCTTGCGATGATtgcagccccagccaacaccttgattatAGTCACCCCAAGCCAGAGGCCCCCAGCTAAGCTGCACCCATGTTCCTGCTCCGGAGAAATGGAGATGAATGCTTGTTGTTTTAAACCCCCAAGTTGGGAATGATTTGATTCACAGTGATAGATCACTGCTACACGGGACACAAACACAGCACCACACAGTGGACCCGACAGAAACCCTTCTCTGGCTTcccagggtgggaggggaaaggagtCAAACTTTTGACCATTGGAAATGTGAGGGAGCTGTCAAAAGTCCAAGAAATCAGGTACATGAGTTAAGAAACATGTACCATAGCTTCATTTGTCCTGTGCCAGAAGGCTACAAACCTTCATCAGATAGAAATTACAAATCCAGGAAGCCTGTGAGTCCTGGGAGGGTGTAAAGAGGGGCTGCCAGATCCCGGGAGAGGGACCAGGCCCCAGAGCCTGCCCTGGTACTGAATCTCCGAGTACAGAGGGAACACATACCCCAGAAGTGAAGGAGATGTGACCGGGTGTTAGGAAACATTAAATCCCTGAGTGAGGGCAATCATCCTGGATGACACCCAGGACAAAGGTTTAATTCAGTCTTCAACACCTTCTCTAACATTCACTAATCTCCacataaaggagaaaaagcaggCCTTCCTCAGTTCTCAGACCTTGCAGGCCAGAACCCAGCAGGACTGCACTAACGTTTAGTTGGCCTCCAATGGTCATTTTTGCAATGACCCTGCTCTTATGGCTACAAGTACTGGTTTTCCATTCTCTGTGGCAGTATTAGgtttcttgttaaaaataaaccGACCTTAATTACATGAAACGATGTCttgatttgcttcaaaataatggTGGAGAAAGGCTGGAGGTGTAGATGAAAAATGACtggccatggggcacctgggtggctcagtcggttaagcgtccgacttcggctcaggtcatgatcacaccgtttgtgagttcaagccccatgtcgggctctgtgctgacaacctggagcctggagcctgcttcagattctgtgtttcccttgctctctgcccctccccgactcatgctctgtctctgtctctcaaaaataaacattaaaaaaaaaaaaaaaacactggccATGAATTGGTCACTGTTGAAACTGGGTGATAGGGACACGGGAGTTTAGGACAAGTTTCTCTCCTTTGGAATGTTTGAAACCTTCCATGATAGATTATAGCATTAAAAATAACccaatctggggcgcctgggtggctcagtcggttgagcgtccggcttcggctcaggtcatgatctcacggtccgtgagttcgagccccacatcaggctctgtgccgacagttcagagcctggagcctgcttcagattctgtgtctccctctctctctgccccttccccgctcatgctctgcctctgtctctcaaaactgaataaacattaacaaaaattaaaaaataataaaaaattaaaaaataacccaatttaccTAAGGAAAAACCTGAGTTAACTTACAGGAAACTGTGGAATAACTAACAGAACAAGCAATACTCAGATAAGCAAAAACCAAGGCAGCATGGAACTCACTGCCGACGGGAAACAATTCTCTGgtgaaaaacaaaactccaagCTGGGAGTTGCACCATCAGAAATGGCCTTTTTAGTTCAGGCAAAATCTTCAACTTCCACACCTTCAGTTCTCCAGAAAGCTTTCTCCTACTGCCCATGTCCTTGGGTTCAGGCCGGATCGGGTGCTTGCCCTGGGCTCCCGGGGCCTCCCGCAGACTCCTGCAAGGGTCATCTCACTGCTCTGCAACCATGGGGTCCTCAAGGGTCTCCCTcaccagactgtgagctcttGGGGTCAGGCCTCAACCACAGGGAGGGTCAATGTTTCTAAAttggaacaaaataaaatgaggggacCCCACCAAAATGGAATTGTCTGCTAACGACCCAGGAGCAACCTGCCCTGCCTGAGGCCTCGGGCCCCCCCTGCAGCCTAAACTTCACCCAGATGGACACTTACCCGGTCAGAGTCCTCGGGGCCCCCATGAGATGCTCCATCAGGGTTAAAGTGGTCTCCACAGCTAAGAACGAAAGGTAAGCAGGAGGGCAGCAAAACAGTGGCTCGCAGGCCATCCTCTCTATTTATTTCACCCACTCACTCAGCAAACAGACTTACTCCGTACCAGGCTCTGGGTTGAGGGCACTGAGAAGAATCAGATGTGGGTTCTGCCCTCAATAAActtttgggggagacacagatgAGTAAGCAACTAATGGCATCACAGCATGACAAACACCATGACATGAAGACCTGCCTTTCTGTGTCTAGTAGGAGTTACTTCCTTCTCAGAGGCAGTAAGGTGGCTACGAGCAGGAATATCAAGGTTCAAATCCCACCCTACCATGTACGTGCCCTGGGGCCTTtgactgagcctcagtttcctcatctgtagactgggtgtgtgtgtatatgcctTACAGTACTTGTGAGGAACAAGTGTGAAAGCCTGTGTAGACGGCCGAACACAGCCTCTGCACGGAGTGGGTGCACAACTGGGGGAATGAAGATGCCACCGGGGAAGTTACAGATAACTTACCTGCTGCAGTTCCCTGTGAGGTCCCCAAACTGATGGACGTGGAGTCCGTGCGgcccaggctccaggccatcaaTGGTCCCCTCGATGAGGCAGCGCTCAGGGGTCAGCTGTAGGAAGCGCACCACCCCTTGCACAGGGCCAGGCCCCTCCAGAATGGCAACTGCTGCCCCCAGATTCTCTGCAAGGTATCAAGACACCTGGGCTGGCTCGCCACCTCAGCCCCACACCTTCATCAGCTCAAAAAGGGCAAGGAGAGAGC from Panthera uncia isolate 11264 chromosome D1, Puncia_PCG_1.0, whole genome shotgun sequence harbors:
- the CCS gene encoding copper chaperone for superoxide dismutase isoform X1, producing the protein MASDSADRGTACTLEFAVQMTCESCVDAVRTSLQGVAGVQSVEVQLENQMVLVQTTLPSQEVQALLEGTGRQAVLKGMGSGLLQNLGAAVAILEGPGPVQGVVRFLQLTPERCLIEGTIDGLEPGPHGLHVHQFGDLTGNCSSCGDHFNPDGASHGGPEDSDRSVRRLSPHHASSSLRHRGDLGNVCADTDGRAVFRIEDEQLKVWDVIGRSLVIDEGEDDLGRGGHPLSKVTGNSGERTPSRSALATASPSGRSDTGPSLVRDEGSRPSPLPTSEHGLSLGRVTVLPAEHLHLQRVGREALLAQSQENSGTGCGVAVMAPWQIKVLFSYRTLAFVHVPTTSLYGLGEHSSPTCLLPLRTTS
- the CCS gene encoding copper chaperone for superoxide dismutase isoform X2 gives rise to the protein MASDSADRGTACTLEFAVQMTCESCVDAVRTSLQGVAGVQSVEVQLENQMVLVQTTLPSQEVQALLEGTGRQAVLKGMGSGLLQNLGAAVAILEGPGPVQGVVRFLQLTPERCLIEGTIDGLEPGPHGLHVHQFGDLTGNCSSCGDHFNPDGASHGGPEDSDRHRGDLGNVCADTDGRAVFRIEDEQLKVWDVIGRSLVIDEGEDDLGRGGHPLSKVTGNSGERTPSRSALATASPSGRSDTGPSLVRDEGSRPSPLPTSEHGLSLGRVTVLPAEHLHLQRVGREALLAQSQENSGTGCGVAVMAPWQIKVLFSYRTLAFVHVPTTSLYGLGEHSSPTCLLPLRTTS
- the CCS gene encoding copper chaperone for superoxide dismutase isoform X3, which codes for MASDSADRGTACTLEFAVQMTCESCVDAVRTSLQGVAGVQSVEVQLENQMVLVQTTLPSQEVQALLEGTGRQAVLKGMGSGLLQNLGAAVAILEGPGPVQGVVRFLQLTPERCLIEGTIDGLEPGPHGLHVHQFGDLTGNCSSCGDHFNPDGASHGGPEDSDRSVRRLSPHHASSSLRHRGDLGNVCADTDGRAVFRIEDEQLKVWDVIGRSLVIDEGEDDLGRGGHPLSKVTGNSGERLACGIIARSAGLFQNPKQICSCDGLTIWEERHRPIAGEGRGEPAKSLAHL
- the CCS gene encoding copper chaperone for superoxide dismutase isoform X4, translating into MASDSADRGTACTLEFAVQMTCESCVDAVRTSLQGVAGVQSVEVQLENQMVLVQTTLPSQEVQALLEGTGRQAVLKGMGSGLLQNLGAAVAILEGPGPVQGVVRFLQLTPERCLIEGTIDGLEPGPHGLHVHQFGDLTGNCSSCGDHFNPDGASHGGPEDSDRHRGDLGNVCADTDGRAVFRIEDEQLKVWDVIGRSLVIDEGEDDLGRGGHPLSKVTGNSGERLACGIIARSAGLFQNPKQICSCDGLTIWEERHRPIAGEGRGEPAKSLAHL
- the CCS gene encoding copper chaperone for superoxide dismutase isoform X5; the encoded protein is MASDSADRGTACTLEFAVQMTCESCVDAVRTSLQGVAGVQSVEVQLENQMVLVQTTLPSQEVQALLEGTGRQAVLKGMGSGLLQNLGAAVAILEGPGPVQGVVRFLQLTPERCLIEGTIDGLEPGPHGLHVHQFGDLTGNCSSCGDHFNPDGASHGGPEDSDRSVRRLSPHHASSSLRHRGDLGNVCADTDGRAVFRIEDEQLKNPKQICSCDGLTIWEERHRPIAGEGRGEPAKSLAHL